The following proteins are co-located in the Panthera uncia isolate 11264 chromosome F1, Puncia_PCG_1.0, whole genome shotgun sequence genome:
- the FAM177B gene encoding protein FAM177B has translation MEKDSFQKSELEKSRSSKRTTPKRIIHFVDGDIMEEYSTEEEEEEEKKEQKTNSTHDPSKLSWQSYLWFWAGQIASTSFSTCEFLGGRFATFFGLTQPKYQYVLNEYYRTQNKESDKESEGNGPKARPTKVPNEKCHLETGGQEYGTRQQDTVEGVPRRSASSREGLAADFSS, from the exons atggaaaaagacagtttccAGAAGTCAGAATTAGAGAAAAGTAGGTCTTCCAAAAGAACTACTCCCAAAAGAATTATCCATTTTGTTGATGGAGACATCATGGAAGAATATAGCaccgaggaggaggaagaggaagaaaagaaggaacagaaaacaaattcaaCACATGATCCT tctaAACTCTCATGGCAGTCGTACTTATGGTTTTGGGCAGGGCAAATAGCAAGCACCTCATTTTCTA catGTGAATTTCTTGGTGGAAGATTTGCTACCTTCTTCGGTCTTACTCAACCCAAATATCAGTACGTGTTAAATGAGTACTATAGGACACAAAATAAG GAAAGTGACAAGGAAAGTGAAGGGAATGGGCCAAAGGCCCGGCCAACCAAGGTTCCTAATGAAAAGTGTCATCTGGAGACTGGGGGCCAAGAGTATGGAACCAGACAACAGGACACTGTGGAGGGTGTTCCTCGGCGGAGCGCCTCATCCAGGGAGGGCCTGGCAGCTGATTTCAGCTCATAA